GGCCACAAGCTGGTCTGAGGTCATCAGGCTCGTTCTAATCTGGTTTCTGGTACTTCTGGCCAGTGCTATCTCCTGTCACCTGGTTGCCGATGCGGCATTAAGGCGAAACATCAAGCCCTGGAGAAAGAGGTGACTTATGATTGTTAACGCCTTTGACATCATTCTTTGTCTCACGCTTGTCTGGCTTGCCTGGCAGATACTTACCTGCGCAGACCTTTTTGAGGCTGTGGTTCTCTTTGTCTCCTTCGGTCTCCTCATGGCGCTGGGTTGGGTACGGCTGCAGGCCATTGATGTGGCCTTGGCGGAAGCCGCCATTGGCTCGGGGCTTACCGGGGTTCTTTTCCTCTCGGCCCTGCGGCGCATTGCAACTGCCAGGCAGGGGGAAAGAAGGATTGATCGTGATGGGGATCCCGATGAAAAAAAACCATAATTCGTCAAAAAAAAGATGGAGGCGAAGCCTTATCTCTGGCCTGAACCTGTTTATGCTGGCAGCTTTATATGCCGTGCTTGCCTGGTCCTATCTGGCCTTTGATTCAGAGAGTTTAGGCCTGGCCCGCCATGCCGATCGAGCCCTTTTCGAGAGTGGGGTTACGAGCCGAGTAACCGCTGTTCTTTTAAACTATCGAGCCTACGATACCTTACTGGAATGTTTCGTCCTGTTTTTGGGGGTGGTGGCGGTCTGGTCGCTTCGCTCTTCATCTTTTGAGCGGCGAGATCCCCCTCTAAGTCCGATATTGGCATCTCTGGTGCGCCTTCTTGTGCCGCTTATGCTGATGGTCGGCGGCTATCTGCTCTGGGCCGGAAGTCACCAGGCTGGGGGCGCATTCCAGGCCGGGGCAATTTGGGGAGGCGTTGGGGTTTTGCTTATCCTCACCTCGTCACCGCTGTTGTCTAGCCTGCCTCGCAGGTTGTTGCCCCTGGGCATCTGCTTAGGGCCTTTTTTCTTTGTGTTGATAGCGCTGGGGGCAATGGTCTTTGGGAGTGATTTCCTTGGATATCGACAAGAGGTTGCCGCGAAGGTCATTGTTGTCCTTGAAACAGTTGCGGCAATTTCTATCGGACTCACCCTGGCAGGGCTTTTTGACGGTGGGTCTCTTGAAGACCCGCATCAAAAGGCGGCAATGAAAGTCACCCCAACAGAGCAGGAGAAAAAACGATGAATGTTTCTCCTGCCACTATTTATGGTTTGACCGGCCTCTTTCTTTTTGTTGTCGGCCTAGGGGGCTTTATATTTTGCGCCGAACTGCTGCGCAAGATTTTGGCAGCCAATATCATGGCCAGTGGCGTCTTTTTATTTATGGTTACTATTGCCTATGGCAGCGGTCAACTCATTGACCCCGTTCCACAGGCTATGGTTCTCACCGGCATTGTTGTATCGGTGAGCAGTACTGCCGTTGCTCTGGCCCTGGCCTGTCGTGTCCAGGAGATGGCTAATCTCCGTAATCTCCAGAAACGTAATCCAAAGGAAGAGGCCGGATGATAAACCCGACGCCTCACGCTGACCTCTGGCTTATCTGGCCAATTATTCTGCCTTTGTTGGGGGCTTTGCTCTCCTTTTTAGTGAAAGAACAGTCGAGACTGGCGGGCTTACTCAGTGCCCTGCTGATCACTCTGGTCAGTGGTGGCTTATTTAGAGAAATAGTGACCTGTGGGGAGCGCACCTATGCACTGGGAGGCTGGCAGCCCCCCTTAGGCATCACTCTTCGTGCTGATGGCCCAGCTGTTCTTATGGTGTTAATGACGGCTGTGAGCGGCTTGGCCATCAGTATCTACGCTGGCGGCTATTTCCAGAGTCGAATTAGTCTCTCTGGAAATAGCCATCGCTACCTCAATCAGGAACGTTTTTTCTGGCCCTTATGGCTTCTATTATGGGGAGCTTTAAACGGTCTTTTTATGAGCGCTGACATCTTTAATATGTACGTGACCCTGGAGCTTGTTGCCTTGAGCAGTGTCGGTCTGACGTCCCTTTCCGGTAAACCGGCTTCTCAGATGGCAGCATTTCGTTATCTGATGGTCAGTCTGCTTGGTTCTTTGAGCTTCCTCCTGGGCGTGGCCTTCTTGTATAAAACCTTTGGCACTCTCGAATTGGCGGCGATTCGGGCGGATATTTCCCTGTCACCGCCGGTGGCTATGGCAGTAGCCTTGATCAGCGTTGGGCTGATGCTTAAGACCGCTCTTTTTCCCTTTCATTTTTGGCTGCCGCCGGCCCATGCCAACGCCTTGGCGCCTGTGAGCGCTATTCTTTCAGGCCTGGTTATTAAGGGCTCCTGGTTCGTGTTTTTTAGATTCGGGCAGGCCTTTCTCCCCCTGATTGGTGATCATGGAGGTCGTCTTCTGGCAGCACTTGGTGGGGCAGCCATCATCTGGGGGGCCTTTCAAGCCTGTTACCAGCAACGCTTGAAAATGCTGGTGGCGTACTCTACTGTAGCCCAGATTGGCTATCTTTTTATTATTTTCCCTTTGCTGGAGGTGGGTGCCGGGTATGGCGCCGCCGCAGTTTTTTATTTTGCAATTTCCCATAGCTGTGCCAAAGCCGCTATGTTCTTAGCTGCTGGTTCAATATTTGTGCAGTTGGGACATGATCGTATTCAAGACCTTGCCGGGGTCAGGCAGCTGCTGCCCAAGACCTCATTTGCTCTTGCCCTTGGGGGCTTGAGCCTGATGGGATTACCACCTGCCGGTGGCTTTATTGCCAAGTACATGTATCTGCACCTGGCCATCGGACAGGATAACTGGTGGATGGTACTGCTTATTGTCACGGGCAGTTGTTTGACAGCGGTATATATCTACCGGGCCGTCTCTCAGGTTCTTAGCCCGAAACCAGTAAAGAGACGCGGGCCCGTGGTGGTAGCAGCGAGCATGGAGTGGAGTGCCTTGGCATTGGCCCTGTTTGCCCTGTTACTTGGTTTTTTGGCTCCTCAGTTGCTGGCAGTTTTTGAGGTGATTGGATGATCTGGCATAACTGGTTGCTCATCGTCATTCTTTTAAGTTCCACGCTGCCGGGACTTATTATATTCAACCTTAATGAATCAAGTCATCGCCTGCGGACGTCCTTGAACCTCTTTGGTGCGATTGCCAAAATGATTCTGGTGCTGGTGATGATTCTAGGTATCCAGAAGGGGTATGCTTTTGCTGTGCACCTTGATTTGCTCCCCGGTGTTCGGCTCATGCTGAGAGCGGACTCGCTTTCGGCCCTTTTTGTTGCCTTATCAAGTATGCTTTGGCTTCTTACTACTATTTATGCCATTGCCTACCTTGAGGATTCACCCTATCGCAGTCATTTTTTCGGCTATTTCAGCCTTTGTGTCTCCGTTACCGTCGGTATTGCCTTGGCTGGCAATCTACTGACCTTCCTGTTCTTTTTTGAACTGCTCACCCTGAGCACCTATCCACTGGTGGTGCATCGAGGTACCCCAGAGGCCATGGCTGCCGGCAGGGTCTATCTGCTTTATACCTTAGCGGGTGGTCTTGTACTTTTTGTGGGCGTGGTTTGGCTTCATGTTCTGGTCGGTACGGTTGATTTTAGCAGCACAAGACAGCTCTCCGGCCTGGTGGACAGCCATGGAAAAAGCCTGCGGATTATTTTTGTTCTGCTCATTGCCGGGGTAGGTGTAAAGGCAGCCCTTTTCCCGCTGCATGGCTGGTTGCCGAAGGCTATGGTGGCGCCGGCGCCAGTGAGCGCCCTGCTTCATGCCGTGGCTGTGGTTAAAGCTGGAGCCTTTGGTATTATTCGTATTGTCCTTGATGTCTACGGTCTGGAAACGGCCAGCACGCTGAGCCTGCTTTTTCCCCTGACCCTTCTGGCTGGTTTTACAATCATCTACGGTTCGATTAATGCGCTTTATCAAGATAACCTGAAGCGGCGACTGGCCTTCTCCACGGTGAGTCAGGTCTCCTATATCGCTTTAGGGGTCAGCATTGGTACCCCATTAGCCATTATGGGAGGGATGGTTCATCTGGTTCATCAGGGCCTCATGAAGATAACCCTGTTTTTTTGTGCCGGTAATATTGCCGAAACGCTTGGTGTCCATGATATCAAACAGATGAATGGGGTCGGGCGAAGATTGCCTTTGACCATGGCTGCTTTTACCGTGGCGGCAATGGGGATGATTGGTTTGCCGCCTTTAGCTGGATTTGTCAGCAAGTGGTATTTAGGCTTAGGCGCCCTTGATAACGGGCAAGGTTGGCTGGTAGGGATTTTGGTTCTCTCCAGTCTGTTCAACGCGGCCTATTTTCTGCCGGTAATCTATGTGGCCTGGTTCAAGGAGCAAGAGGGTGATTGGCCGGTTGATAGCGGTACGGTCGGTTTCCTGGAGACGCACTGGATGCTTATTGTTCCCCCTGCGAT
The sequence above is a segment of the Desulfobulbaceae bacterium genome. Coding sequences within it:
- a CDS encoding DUF4040 domain-containing protein yields the protein MIVNAFDIILCLTLVWLAWQILTCADLFEAVVLFVSFGLLMALGWVRLQAIDVALAEAAIGSGLTGVLFLSALRRIATARQGERRIDRDGDPDEKKP
- a CDS encoding sodium:proton antiporter — encoded protein: MKKNHNSSKKRWRRSLISGLNLFMLAALYAVLAWSYLAFDSESLGLARHADRALFESGVTSRVTAVLLNYRAYDTLLECFVLFLGVVAVWSLRSSSFERRDPPLSPILASLVRLLVPLMLMVGGYLLWAGSHQAGGAFQAGAIWGGVGVLLILTSSPLLSSLPRRLLPLGICLGPFFFVLIALGAMVFGSDFLGYRQEVAAKVIVVLETVAAISIGLTLAGLFDGGSLEDPHQKAAMKVTPTEQEKKR
- a CDS encoding cation:proton antiporter subunit C — protein: MNVSPATIYGLTGLFLFVVGLGGFIFCAELLRKILAANIMASGVFLFMVTIAYGSGQLIDPVPQAMVLTGIVVSVSSTAVALALACRVQEMANLRNLQKRNPKEEAG
- a CDS encoding oxidoreductase — encoded protein: MINPTPHADLWLIWPIILPLLGALLSFLVKEQSRLAGLLSALLITLVSGGLFREIVTCGERTYALGGWQPPLGITLRADGPAVLMVLMTAVSGLAISIYAGGYFQSRISLSGNSHRYLNQERFFWPLWLLLWGALNGLFMSADIFNMYVTLELVALSSVGLTSLSGKPASQMAAFRYLMVSLLGSLSFLLGVAFLYKTFGTLELAAIRADISLSPPVAMAVALISVGLMLKTALFPFHFWLPPAHANALAPVSAILSGLVIKGSWFVFFRFGQAFLPLIGDHGGRLLAALGGAAIIWGAFQACYQQRLKMLVAYSTVAQIGYLFIIFPLLEVGAGYGAAAVFYFAISHSCAKAAMFLAAGSIFVQLGHDRIQDLAGVRQLLPKTSFALALGGLSLMGLPPAGGFIAKYMYLHLAIGQDNWWMVLLIVTGSCLTAVYIYRAVSQVLSPKPVKRRGPVVVAASMEWSALALALFALLLGFLAPQLLAVFEVIG
- a CDS encoding monovalent cation/H+ antiporter subunit D family protein, whose translation is MIWHNWLLIVILLSSTLPGLIIFNLNESSHRLRTSLNLFGAIAKMILVLVMILGIQKGYAFAVHLDLLPGVRLMLRADSLSALFVALSSMLWLLTTIYAIAYLEDSPYRSHFFGYFSLCVSVTVGIALAGNLLTFLFFFELLTLSTYPLVVHRGTPEAMAAGRVYLLYTLAGGLVLFVGVVWLHVLVGTVDFSSTRQLSGLVDSHGKSLRIIFVLLIAGVGVKAALFPLHGWLPKAMVAPAPVSALLHAVAVVKAGAFGIIRIVLDVYGLETASTLSLLFPLTLLAGFTIIYGSINALYQDNLKRRLAFSTVSQVSYIALGVSIGTPLAIMGGMVHLVHQGLMKITLFFCAGNIAETLGVHDIKQMNGVGRRLPLTMAAFTVAAMGMIGLPPLAGFVSKWYLGLGALDNGQGWLVGILVLSSLFNAAYFLPVIYVAWFKEQEGDWPVDSGTVGFLETHWMLIVPPAITALLSLLIGLLANSNLSPLSWVRFIVRTGYGL